GACCAGGCGGAGCACCTCAAGGCCGGCGAGGCGCGCTGCATCGCGCGTCGCGGAGCGCGCCGCGTCGTCGAAGTACGCCGGCACGGTCACGACGGCCTGCTTGACCTCGGCGCCGAGGATGTCCTCCGCCCGCTGCTTGAGGGCGCGCAGGATGTCGGCGGAGATTTCAACCGGGGTCAACGTGTTGCCGGCGACGAGGACGCGGACCATCCGGGCGGACTCATCGCCCGAGTCGGTGCTGCCCGGAGCGATTTCGTAGGGCAGGGACCCGGCGAGGGTCTTCAGGTCAGCGGCGCCCCGGCCCATCAGGCGCTTGATCGAACTCACCACGACCTCGGGCCGGTCGAGGATCAGGCGCCGGGCGATCTCACCGACGATGGCCGAACCGTCGGCCGCATAGGCCACGATCGAGGGCAGCAGCGCCGTGCCGTCCTCGTCCCGCAGAACCCGGGTGTCGCCATCGACGGTGGTCGCGATGACGGAATTGGTCGTTCCAAGGTCGATGCCGACGGCGATCGACCCGCCCTCGTCGTCCGGTCGCGGTGTCGCGCCAGGCTCGTAGATGTTCAGAAGCTGGATCATCGTTCATGCCGGATGTTCGAGGCCACGCGCGCGGACCTCAAGGCCGTTGACGCGAAAGGCAGAGGAAGGAAAGCCGCAGAGGGGAACGCCCGATCGCAGCCGATCGTCAGAAGAGCGCGGTGTTGCGGCGAAGGCATCGTCCGCGCATCGCCGTTCTAGCGCCCCGCGCGTCTTTGCAGGCGCGCCCGGCAGTCGTCGGTGAGTTTGTGAAGGTAGGTCAGCCGGGTGGTCAGCCGGGCTGCTTCGTCGAAGTCGCTGCGGGCGAAGGCGTCGGCGACGTTGGCGACGCACCGCTCGATATCGACGCGAGCGCTCTGGGCCAAAGCGCGAACCGCTTCGGGCGTGCCCGCGTCTTCTAACGCCTCGCGCAGCTCCATGGCTTCGAGCAGCAGGTCAGGATCGTTGGCGTGCGTCACACCGGCGCTCCCGTCCGCGGCATGCCGCGTCTGCAGCAGATATCCCGCACGACGCAGGGGGTCCTTCAGCGTTTCGTATGCTTCGTTGATCGCTGTCGCCTGGCTTTGAGACAGGGCCCGCTCGCGCGGGCTCCGGGTGGCGAAACGGTCGGGATGAAGCTGACGCTGCTGCTCGAAATAGCGCCGCTCGATAAGCGCGGGATCGATGGCAAACGCCGCGTCCAGACCCAATCGGGAGAAATGGTCGATCTGCCCGGGCGGCTGAACCGCACCACAGGTCCGGCAGAACATCTCCCGAACGCTGGCGGGGCCGCGACAGGACCAGCATGCGAGCATTGGCGTGTCGGGCGATTCCGCCCCCATCGTAGGTGCGCCAATGAGGCCAATCCGCTCACCCATGGTGCGTTCAGAGCCGTCCATTTCCATCGCCTTCCCGCAAAAGCGTTTGTCCTCTCGCCAAGGTTCGACCGAACGCCGGCCGATCAAACGTGGAAGGATTCGCCACAGCCGCAGCGGCCCTTCTCATTCGGATTTCGAAACACGAAGCCGGACTCCATCTTGTCTTCGACGAAGTCCATCTCCGTGCCGAGGATGAACATCGTCGCCTTGGGGTCGATCAGGATGGTCACACCCTCTGTCTCCACCACCTCATCGAACGCGGAGCGTTCGTCGGCGAACTCGAGCGTATACGACATCCCGGAACAGCCGCGGGCCCGGATGCCGATGCGAACGCCGACCGATGGTTTGCCGCGGCTGGCGAGCAGGGCTTTGACGCGATCGACCGCCGCCGGCGTCACGCTGATAGGTTGCTGGTTTTCCGCCATAATTATTTCTGCCGTTCTCCGGTTAGGTCTGCGGTTCAGGCGACCTGTTCGTCCTCGCTGGTTTTGCTCGTGGTCATCGAACGCTTGCGCTTGTAATCGGCGATCGCCGCCTTGATCGCGTCCTCGGCCAGCACCGAACAGTGGATCTTGACCGGAGGCAACGCCAAGTGGTTGGCGATTTCCGTGTTCTTGATCGATTCGGCTTCATCCAGCGACTTGCCCTTAACCCACTCGGTGACCAGCGACGATGAGGCGATCGCCGATCCGCATCCGAAGGTCTTGAACTTGGCGTCCTCGATGATGCCCTCGGCGCTCACCTTGATTTGCAGCTTCATAACGTCACCGCACGCCGGCGCGCCGACGAGACCGGTTCCCACCTCGGTGGCGTCCTTGTCCATCGCGCCGACATTACGCGGGTTTTCGTAGTGATCGACTACCTTGTTACTATAAGCCATCGTGTTTCTCCTTCCTGTGCGTCGAGACGGTTTTGTCCGCTGTTGATCCCGCGTGTCAGGCCGTTGTGCCTCAGTGTTCCGCCCATTTGATTGACTTGATGTCAATTCCCTCCTGGGCCATTTCCCACAGGGGACTGATGCTGCGCAGCCGTTCGACTTCGCCGACGATACGCTCGACGGCACGGTCAACCTCGGCCTGCGTGGTGAATCGCCCGAGGCCGAGACGCAGGCTGGTATGCGCGAGTTCCTCCTCGACACCGAGCGCGCGTAGGACGTACGACGGCTCAAGCGAGGCCGACGTACACGCCGAGCCGGACGAAACCGCCAGTTCCTTGATCCCCATCATCAGGCCCTCGCCTTCGACGAAGGCGAAGCTGATGTTGAGATTGCCAGGAATGCGGTGGTCGAGATCGCCGTTCAGGTAGACCTGCGGCAGCCGGCTGGTGATCGCGTCGAGCATCCGGTCGCGCAGGGCACGCAGGCGTTCGGCCTCCGCGGCCATTTCCTCGCCGGCAATCCGGCAA
This genomic stretch from Rhodospirillales bacterium harbors:
- the iscU gene encoding Fe-S cluster assembly scaffold IscU translates to MAYSNKVVDHYENPRNVGAMDKDATEVGTGLVGAPACGDVMKLQIKVSAEGIIEDAKFKTFGCGSAIASSSLVTEWVKGKSLDEAESIKNTEIANHLALPPVKIHCSVLAEDAIKAAIADYKRKRSMTTSKTSEDEQVA
- a CDS encoding iron-sulfur cluster assembly accessory protein, with amino-acid sequence MAENQQPISVTPAAVDRVKALLASRGKPSVGVRIGIRARGCSGMSYTLEFADERSAFDEVVETEGVTILIDPKATMFILGTEMDFVEDKMESGFVFRNPNEKGRCGCGESFHV
- the hscB gene encoding Fe-S protein assembly co-chaperone HscB, whose protein sequence is MGAESPDTPMLACWSCRGPASVREMFCRTCGAVQPPGQIDHFSRLGLDAAFAIDPALIERRYFEQQRQLHPDRFATRSPRERALSQSQATAINEAYETLKDPLRRAGYLLQTRHAADGSAGVTHANDPDLLLEAMELREALEDAGTPEAVRALAQSARVDIERCVANVADAFARSDFDEAARLTTRLTYLHKLTDDCRARLQRRAGR